The Candidatus Niyogibacteria bacterium CG10_big_fil_rev_8_21_14_0_10_46_36 genome includes the window TTTGCCGGAATAGATACGGAAAAATGTAAGCTGTCCTACATACGGATCAGTCTGGAGCTTAAATGCAAGTGCTGCAAACGGCTCTGCGTCGTCTGGCTTACGCGTTAATGTTTTCTCTTCGTCTCCGGGGTCAAATCCTTCTACCGGAGGCAAGTCAGTGGGAGAAGGCAAATAATCAACAACACCATCAAGCATGAGCTGAACGCCCTTGTTCTTGAGTGCCGAGCCGCAAAATACAGGGACGATGATATTTGCAAGTGTTGCTTTTCGGAGCGCCGGACGGAGTTCTGCTTCGGTGATTTCTTTTCCATCTAAATATTTTTCAGTAAGCGCATCGTCGGTTTCTGCTATCTTTTCAACCATCTTTGTACGCCACGAATCTGCTTCTGCCTTCATATCCTCTGGAATGTCTTCTACCCGGATTTGTTCGCCATGATCTCCGTCAAAATGAATTGCCTTCATCCGCATAAGATCAATAACGCCCTTATGGTCTTGCTCAAGGCCGATAGGGATATTTACCGGAACAGCATTTGGGGTTAATCGTTCAATGATTGAACCGAGGGACTTTTGAAATGACGCGCCGGTGCGGTCAAGTTTGTTGATGAAACACATGCGCGGTACCTCAAACTTGTCTGCCTGGCGCCATACGGTTTCTGACTGTGGCTCTACTCCCGCAACGCCGTCAAACACCACTACTGCACCATCCAGCACCCGGAGCGAGCGCTGCACCTCAACCGTAAAATCAATGTGACCCGGAGTATCAATAATGTTTATTTTATATTCGTTTTCTTTTCGCTTCTCGGCCTCGCCCGCGCCAAGTCCCAAGTATGTCGGAACCCAAAATGCCGTAGTCGCCGCAGATGTAATGGTAATGCCGCGTTCACGCTCCTGTTCCATCCAGTCCATGATCGCTTCTCCTTCGTGCACCTCCCCTATTTTGTGCGAGATGCCCGTATAAAAAAGCACCCGTTCGCTTACGGTTGTCTTTCCGGCATCAATGTGAGCAATGATACCGATATCTCGAATCTTTTCTAACGGGTATTGTCTCGCCATACCAATGTATTACCACGCAAAGTGAGCAAACGCCTTGTTTGATTCTGCCATCTTGTGAGTATCTTCTTTTTTCTTGAATGCAGCGCCTTCTTTTTTAGAGGCCCCGATTATTTCTTCAGCTAAGATATACGCCATAGGCCGCCCCTTGGACGAGCGTGCCGCCTGCAAAAGCCACCGGATAGCAAGCGTCCGGCGCCGTTCCGGACGGACTTCGCGGGGCACCTGATAGTTTGCGCCTCCCACGCGCCGGGACCGCACCTCCATCACAGGAGAAATATTCTCCATTGCTTCTTCAAACAATTTCAACGGATCCTCTACCTTCTTTTCCTTTTCCATGATCTCGAACATATCGTATACTACTTTGCGTGCGG containing:
- a CDS encoding 30S ribosomal protein S7 yields the protein MRRPLRKKHEIKTDPKYDSTLVEKFINSLMWDGKKSTARKVVYDMFEIMEKEKKVEDPLKLFEEAMENISPVMEVRSRRVGGANYQVPREVRPERRRTLAIRWLLQAARSSKGRPMAYILAEEIIGASKKEGAAFKKKEDTHKMAESNKAFAHFAW